In a single window of the Coffea eugenioides isolate CCC68of chromosome 3, Ceug_1.0, whole genome shotgun sequence genome:
- the LOC113765065 gene encoding cold and drought-regulated protein CORA-like, translating into MGSKAILLLCLLAAVLMIASEVTARDLAENTNAAEKSTEGLEESKYGGGGGRYGGGGGRYGGGGHCYGGHCGGGGGGGHYGGGGGGCNHGCCGGGGYGGCRCCTYAGEPKDAGYTEPETKPQN; encoded by the exons atgggttCCAAGGCAATTCTCCTCCTATGCCTTTTAGCAGCAGTTCTGATGATTGCCTCAGAGGTGACAGCCAGGGATTTGGCCGAAAATA CCAATGCAGCAGAGAAGAGCACTGAAGGCCTGGAAGAATCCAAGTACGGTGGTGGCGGCGGCCGTTATGGTGGCGGCGGCGGCCGTTATGGTGGTGGCGGCCATTGTTATGGAGGCCattgtggtggtggtggtggtggtggtcattatggtggtggtggtggtggttgtAACCATGGTTGCTGTGGCGGCGGCGGCTATGGAGGCTGCAGATGCTGCACATATGCTGGTGAGCCAAAGGACGCTGGTTACACTGAGCCAGAAACCAAACCGCAAAACTAA